Proteins encoded together in one Telopea speciosissima isolate NSW1024214 ecotype Mountain lineage chromosome 6, Tspe_v1, whole genome shotgun sequence window:
- the LOC122664722 gene encoding cytochrome P450 86A8-like, with translation METSTALLLFVAITAYLLWFTFISRSLRGPRVWPLLGSLPGLIENCDRMHDWIAENLRACGGTYQTCICPIPFLARKQGLVTVTCDPKNLEHILKTRFDNYPKGPTWQAVFHDLLGEGIFNSDGDTWLFQRKTAALEFTTRTLRQAMGRWVNRAIKLRFCPILETAQIESKPVDFQDLLLRLTFDNICGLTFGKDPQTLSPGLSENRFASAFDRATEATLQRFILPEVIWKMKKWLRLGMEVTLSQSIRHMDDYLSNVIETRKLELKQNTGGNPHDDLLSRFMKKKESYADSFLQHVALNFILAGRDTSSVALSWFFWLLTQNPRVEDKILHEICTVLMETRGDDTSKWLEEPLVFEEVDRLFYLKAALSETLRLYPSVPQDSKHVIADDVLPDGTFLPAGSAITYSIYSVGRMEWTWGEDCMEFRPERWLSSDEKNYEAKDQFKYVSFNAGPRICLGKDLAYLQMKSIAAAVLLRHRLILAPGHRVEQKMSLTLFMKNGLLVNVHRRDLTAIAAAIRKKKEGISAVTVNCNGNGNGNGNGHVVDQMVVGAA, from the coding sequence ATGGAGACATCAACGGCTCTACTGCTCTTCGTTGCCATCACAGCTTATTTACTGTGGTTCACTTTCATCTCGCGCTCGCTGCGGGGCCCACGAGTGTGGCCTTTGCTGGGTAGTCTGCCGGGGTTGATTGAAAACTGCGACCGCATGCATGATTGGATCGCCGAGAATCTTCGCGCGTGTGGTGGCACGTACCAAACTTGCATCTGCCCCATCCCTTTTCTAGCACGAAAGCAAGGGTTGGTGACTGTCACGTGTGATCCTAAGAATCTCGAGCACATATTAAAGACTCGTTTTGATAATTATCCCAAGGGTCCCACTTGGCAAGCTGTGTTCCATGATCTACTCGGGGAAGGTATCTTTAATTCTGATGGTGACACGTGGCTGTTCCAGAGGAAGACCGCTGCGCTCGAGTTCACGACTCGGACTCTACGACAAGCCATGGGTCGATGGGTGAACCGAGCCATCAAGCTGCGTTTCTGTCCTATATTGGAAACGGCTCAAATCGAATCCAAGCCGGTCGATTTTCAGGACCTGCTCCTCCGGCTCACATTCGATAACATCTGTGGATTGACGTTCGGCAAGGACCCTCAGACCCTGTCGCCCGGTCTATCCGAGAACCGGTTCGCATCGGCATTCGACCGAGCCACAGAAGCCACCCTGCAACGCTTCATCCTCCCCGAAGTCAtttggaagatgaagaaatggcTTCGGCTTGGAATGGAAGTCACCCTGAGCCAAAGTATTCGACACATGGATGATTACCTATCCAATGTGATCGAGACACGTAAGCTGGAGCTCAAGCAGAATACTGGCGGGAACCCACACGACGATCTACTGTCCAGgttcatgaagaagaaggaatccTACGCGGACTCCTTCCTCCAACACGTGGCACTCAATTTCATCCTAGCTGGACGTGACACGTCATCTGTAGCTCTCAGCTGGTTCTTCTGGTTACTAACACAAAATCCTAGGGTGGAAGATAAGATCTTACACGAGATCTGTACGGTGTTGATGGAGACACGTGGCGATGACACGTCAAAGTGGTTGGAAGAGCCATTGGTGTTCGAGGAAGTTGACCGGTTGTTCTACCTGAAAGCAGCACTTTCGGAAACGCTCCGGTTATACCCGTCGGTACCACAGGACTCAAAACACGTCATCGCCGACGATGTGTTACCGGACGGCACGTTCTTACCGGCGGGATCAGCGATCACTTATTCGATATATTCAGTAGGGAGGATGGAGTGGACGTGGGGGGAAGATTGTATGGAATTCCGACCAGAGAGGTGGTTGTCGTCGGACGAGAAGAATTACGAAGCGAAGGATCAGTTCAAGTACGTATCGTTTAATGCAGGGCCAAGGATCTGTTTGGGTAAGGACTTAGCTTATCTCCAAATGAAGTCTATCGCAGCTGCGGTGTTACTCAGGCACCGGCTTATTTTAGCACCGGGGCATAGAGTGGAACAGAAGATGTCGTTAACTCTCTTTATGAAGAATGGGCTCCTGGTTAATGTGCACCGTAGGGATCTGACGGCCATCGCTGCTGCAATTCgtaagaagaaggaaggaatatCTGCCGTTACTGTTAACTGTAACGGTAACGGTAACGGTAATGGTAATGGTCACGTGGTTGATCAGATGGTCGTTGGAGCTGCATAA